A window of Candidatus Gracilibacteria bacterium genomic DNA:
ACTCGGATTTTTTCAGATTTAAAATTTTCTAAGGCTCTTTGTCTATTATTTTGAGATTTATTTCCATGAATAGCAGCAGCTGAAATTCCAGCAGCATCTAAATCTTTTACGACTCTATCTGCCCCATGTTTCGTTCTCGTGAATATAAGAACCGAAGTCATTTTCTCATTTTTAAGTATTTCTTGAAGCAAGAGTTTTTTATCTGACTTTTTTACGAAAAATACTCCTTGAGATACTTTTTCAGCTGTTGATGAAACAGGTGTTACTTCTACCTTTATTGGATTATGTAGGATTCAATCTGCGAGATGTACAATCTCTTTTGGCATCGTTGCTGAGAACAAAAGTGTTTGTTTTTTTGCAGGAAGAGCTGCGATAACTTTGCGTACATCGTTTATAAATCACATATTGAGCATTCTATCTGCTTCATCAAGTGTAAATATTTCAATATGTCTGAGATCTATGTACCCTTGTTGCATAAGATCAAGGAGTCGACCTGGAGTCGCGACCAATATATCTACTCATGATTTCAACTTCGCTACTTGAGAGCCTTGTTTTACTCATCCAAAAATAACTGCATGTTTCAAATTAAGATTTTGACCATACTCAACGATGTTTTCCTCGATTTGAATAGCCAGTTCTCGTGTTGGAGTCAAAATAAGTGACTTAATAGTTCTCCCTCTATTTTCAAGTCTCCCTTCTGTGGCAAGAAGCTGAAGAGTTGGGATGGCAAAAGCTGCGGTCTTACCGGTTCAGGTCTGTGCAGCTCCCATAAAGTCTTTTCCAGCAAGGATAGATGGAATAGCTTTTTCTTGGATAGGAGTCGGAGTTTCATATCCTTGTTTTGCGAGTGCTTGTAGTATTTTTGGGTGGATTCCCAGTTCTGAAAATAACATATGTTTCAACTATAATATAATTGCCACAGTATAGGCAAAAATGTAAATAATACGAATATAAAAAATAAGTGCTCATAGACTAAAAATATGAGTAAAACAGTCTTATATTACAAAAAAATACATTAAAAATGTCAGTATTTTGTGATTGATATATATATATATATATGGTATATTTAAAGATATTATCCTTGAATAAATCCTGTGCTTCTTAAACAAACAAAAGCATTTACCTTAGTTGAGCTTATCGTAGTGATTACGATACTTGCTATTTTATGAACGCTTGGATTTATAAGTTATGGTTCATTTCTGAAATGAGCACGAAACTCAAATAGGCTCTCTGATATGAAGATTATTGAAAAAGCTATGTGACTGTATATCACAACAGAAGCTATCTACCCACTACCTGATAATCCTATTCCCATTAATTATTCTTGAAGTCTTGCGTGGACTCAAGGAGTTATAGGAACTGGAGTACTCAACCAAATTAATAGAATTTCAAGTGTTCCAGTAGATCCACTCGTAGGAGCGCAATATAGTCTCTCGGTTCTCAACACTCGACGTAGTTATTCTGCAGCGTCTATAAAAGAAGAATGACTCTTCGCGTGAAATAATCCGATTATTGCAGAGTCATATGCTCTTTCATCTCAAGGTTTCCGCTCACTGGTTATAGGAAATTATTTATCCTACGATGTTTCACTCATCTCAGAAAATAATTGTTCCGTCATAACAGCTCCAAGTATTCTTCTCAGTGATATACCAGCAGGTGGAAATATAATTGATGGAGACTCTTACAATTATACCTTTTTTAATTCTTATAATATTCCTCAATCATATAGTGGGCTAGTCGATGAAACTGCATCGACTGAATCATTTCAGATGGTCGAAATACTCGATGTTTGTACTATAAGTAGCATAAACCAACTCAAACTCTACCTTGCAAAACTCGCAACCAACTATCAACCATTTGCAACAAAAGATAAATTTTCTGCTCTCGTATTTATGTCTAATACTCGAGAATTTCAACTCACAGCAGCCAAACTCCTTCAAGAAAATGGTATTAAAATTGAATCAAGTGTCCTAAATGAAATCATCTCTCCGACTCCTTTTGAAGTATTTATAGATACATTTTCTGATGTATCTGGGAGTGAGATTATAGGATGACATACAACAGATGATGGAGTGGGTGCTTGGATCGGACAAAATGCTGTCGCCTGAGATTATACCATCGAAAATAATAAACTCAGAAAAAATACGTCAGCAATCTCTGTAATCAGTCCTGACCCTTTTCCACTCGTGACTACTCCAAATTACACTATGTCATTTGAAGTAGATAACTTTTGAGCGTGAATGATATCTGCTTATCTTCGCTATACAGACCTAGATAATCACTATAAACTCGAAGTAACACAGAGTGGCTATGTAGTAAAACGAAGAGTTTGAGGGGTAGATTCTATCTTTTCAAACATTAACGACCCAATTAGTAATGGAAGTACCCTCAATTTCTGAGTTCAAGATGATACTATAACATTTTGAGTAAATGGAATTGAAAAAGAAAATATTGTCGCTGGCTGATTAAATACGCAGTGATTCCCTGCTCTTTATTTGCAAAATATTGGATCAGAGATAGATAATTATTCACTTACCTATAGATAATATGAGCGAATTTTTAGATTTTATTATTAATACTTGGTACGCTCTCACAAATTTTTTGCGTGATATGTGGTATCGTATTTTAGATAACATCGTCATATCTAGTATCGT
This region includes:
- a CDS encoding prepilin-type N-terminal cleavage/methylation domain-containing protein, producing MLLKQTKAFTLVELIVVITILAILGTLGFISYGSFLKGARNSNRLSDMKIIEKAMGLYITTEAIYPLPDNPIPINYSGSLAWTQGVIGTGVLNQINRISSVPVDPLVGAQYSLSVLNTRRSYSAASIKEEGLFAGNNPIIAESYALSSQGFRSLVIGNYLSYDVSLISENNCSVITAPSILLSDIPAGGNIIDGDSYNYTFFNSYNIPQSYSGLVDETASTESFQMVEILDVCTISSINQLKLYLAKLATNYQPFATKDKFSALVFMSNTREFQLTAAKLLQENGIKIESSVLNEIISPTPFEVFIDTFSDVSGSEIIGGHTTDDGVGAWIGQNAVAGDYTIENNKLRKNTSAISVISPDPFPLVTTPNYTMSFEVDNFGAGMISAYLRYTDLDNHYKLEVTQSGYVVKRRVGGVDSIFSNINDPISNGSTLNFGVQDDTITFGVNGIEKENIVAGGLNTQGFPALYLQNIGSEIDNYSLTYR
- a CDS encoding DEAD/DEAH box helicase is translated as MLFSELGIHPKILQALAKQGYETPTPIQEKAIPSILAGKDFMGAAQTGTGKTAAFAIPTLQLLATEGRLENRGRTIKSLILTPTRELAIQIEENIVEYGQNLNLKHAVIFGGVKQGSQVAKLKSGVDILVATPGRLLDLMQQGYIDLRHIEIFTLDEADRMLNMGFINDVRKVIAALPAKKQTLLFSATMPKEIVHLADGILHNPIKVEVTPVSSTAEKVSQGVFFVKKSDKKLLLQEILKNEKMTSVLIFTRTKHGADRVVKDLDAAGISAAAIHGNKSQNNRQRALENFKSEKIRVLVATDIAARGIDIDELMFVINYELPNEPETYVHRIGRTGRAGKDGVALSFCDREEFEYLMDIEKLTGQKIRRMEKHPYHVEIKGPISNAEKKKINAEKEAKKQAYRKENPRNFGRGRR